The stretch of DNA ACCACTCGGTCGGACGGTTGAGCGTGCCACACTCGCCGCACTTGAGGGTCTTGGCCACGCCCGCAGCGCCGGGCTTCCCGGGCGCCGCCTGGTGTACCGCCGCTGAGCTGGCGCCACCCGGATTGCTCGGCCGCCGCGGAGCGGGTGCGGGCTTCCGCTCCTCGTCCGAGACCGATTTGAGGAACGCCAGCTCGTCACTCGGCGCGGCCGGCTCCGGCTCCCGCGGGCGTGGCGGCCGGGGGGCGGACCGGGGGTCCGGGCGGACCGAGACGGCCGAGGGCTCGGGAGCAGGCGCCGGCTCGGGAGCCGGGGGTGGTGGGGGCGCCCGCTCGACCACCGGCTCGGGCGGTGGCGGCGGCGGCGGAGCCGGCGTCTCGACCGGGTGCGCCGCCTCCACTGGGCGGGCCACTTCGGCCGGGCGGGCTGGGCTGGTCGTGATCAGGGCCTGTACTTCGGCCAACCGGGCGATCTCGTCGCCCACGATCCGCAGCTCGCTGCGCAGGCGGTCGAGCCGGTTGCGGCTGTCGTCGGCGATCCGGCGCCACTCGTCTTCCGCGTACTCGCCGACGGTATGCCGCACCTCGGCCTCGGCCAGCTCCTCGTCGGCATGACGCCGCTCCCGGTCGAGCTCCGATTGGTGCGACTGGTGCCGCTGGAGCTCCGCGGCGATGCTGGCGCTATGGCCCCGAAGCTGGTCGATGACGCCGCGGAGGCGGGACTCGTAGTCCGCGCGCACCTTTT from Gemmatimonadales bacterium encodes:
- a CDS encoding zinc finger Ran-binding domain-containing protein, with protein sequence MAKPTSETDSIIEALLQQRAQYEQWLARLDSAADKAPPGVRQKVRADYESRLRGVIDQLRGHSASIAAELQRHQSHQSELDRERRHADEELAEAEVRHTVGEYAEDEWRRIADDSRNRLDRLRSELRIVGDEIARLAEVQALITTSPARPAEVARPVEAAHPVETPAPPPPPPPEPVVERAPPPPPAPEPAPAPEPSAVSVRPDPRSAPRPPRPREPEPAAPSDELAFLKSVSDEERKPAPAPRRPSNPGGASSAAVHQAAPGKPGAAGVAKTLKCGECGTLNRPTEWYCERCGAELAGI